Proteins encoded in a region of the Leptotrichia trevisanii DSM 22070 genome:
- a CDS encoding LptA/OstA family protein, whose product MWKKIAYGGLVLILIYFIYAIFFKKIPTPLEQMQKDMKAKKVVYRLKDDAIIYADEQIGSEGDEIIRFKNVIVDLVKKKMLISGKEGEVNTKTSDVTLMKKVVGTTKDKKWEIYTERVEYKKQGDTLISPVRTKLINTVDDTVSEADRVETTTKFETIVAIGHASYNNKKDKKTLTADKITYNDPTKVSFAEGHTVYKEEQTKRELRADKMRYDDINKIGNAEGNVIYTDPENKLTGNKVDYYMKDERIDGQGNIVYTGKNSVISADTASYFVKKKQVDGRGHVKYTSPTLIVTGDHVFYDEIARILNGDGNGTYNYLPRKTTGTYRSGVYDLKTETLTTNDYYTANYDDYKMDGTGLVYVFPTGDATMSGPFNVKKQNFNVHGANGTMNTISKDIFANKMEMTSVQGDRITSDTGRGSFEKKEFRFDGHVKGKIRGNVKDLVNDPRPLVESEAVNFIGNTAKVYFVSHKNGSNMSITRSEIKENVHMTYKEVTLDSQYNEMDSARNLILARDKVMVDFKNNTKMTANYLYMDMNKEEGYARNNVKIVSTLPQFRAINTSADKATIYLKDKKIKLNGNVVTYQGKTQISSKSAIYDMDKRILENEGNIQMQYEIQNNEEQGKSDPKNAAATQEVVGKLSIPEGEVSTRGGINLPKSMTASNGVPVTIKWRSSNSSLFSVSGRINKQFYGGGSRGVTLTAIAKAGMDTAERTFNVSVPTESAHEMLVRAARNIYVPEDGGNLPSSVRVNVSRGTIDVPISWSKNGDRNVATLRYGGASYQKQF is encoded by the coding sequence ATGTGGAAAAAAATAGCTTATGGTGGGCTGGTATTAATATTGATATATTTCATATATGCGATATTCTTTAAAAAGATTCCAACACCGCTGGAACAGATGCAAAAGGATATGAAAGCCAAAAAAGTTGTGTATAGATTAAAGGATGATGCGATTATTTATGCGGATGAGCAGATTGGATCTGAGGGAGATGAAATTATCAGGTTCAAAAATGTAATCGTGGACTTGGTAAAGAAAAAGATGCTAATTTCTGGAAAAGAAGGGGAAGTTAATACCAAGACATCTGATGTTACGCTAATGAAAAAAGTTGTTGGAACAACAAAGGACAAAAAATGGGAAATTTACACAGAACGTGTTGAATATAAGAAGCAGGGAGATACGTTAATTTCACCAGTAAGGACAAAATTGATAAATACTGTTGATGATACAGTTTCTGAAGCGGACAGGGTTGAAACGACGACAAAATTTGAAACAATTGTGGCAATTGGGCATGCAAGCTATAATAATAAAAAAGATAAAAAGACTTTGACAGCAGATAAAATTACTTATAATGATCCAACGAAAGTATCATTTGCAGAAGGGCATACAGTTTACAAGGAAGAACAGACAAAAAGGGAACTGCGTGCAGACAAAATGCGTTATGATGACATAAATAAAATTGGAAATGCAGAAGGGAACGTAATTTATACGGATCCTGAAAATAAACTAACTGGTAATAAAGTTGACTATTATATGAAGGATGAGCGTATAGATGGGCAAGGAAATATTGTCTATACCGGTAAAAACAGCGTGATTTCAGCAGATACCGCTTCATACTTTGTAAAGAAAAAGCAAGTTGACGGAAGAGGACATGTAAAATATACGAGTCCAACGCTGATAGTAACAGGAGATCACGTATTCTACGATGAAATTGCCAGAATATTAAATGGTGATGGAAACGGGACTTATAACTATCTGCCAAGAAAAACGACAGGAACGTATCGAAGTGGAGTTTATGACTTAAAGACAGAAACACTCACAACAAATGACTACTATACTGCAAATTATGACGATTATAAAATGGATGGAACTGGACTTGTGTATGTATTTCCAACAGGAGATGCTACAATGAGTGGCCCATTTAACGTAAAAAAACAAAACTTTAATGTACATGGTGCAAATGGAACGATGAACACAATTTCAAAGGATATTTTTGCAAATAAAATGGAAATGACAAGTGTTCAGGGAGATAGAATTACATCTGACACAGGACGTGGAAGTTTTGAGAAAAAGGAATTTAGGTTTGATGGGCATGTTAAAGGTAAAATTCGTGGAAATGTAAAAGATCTTGTAAATGATCCAAGGCCGCTTGTGGAATCAGAAGCAGTAAACTTTATTGGAAATACTGCCAAAGTTTATTTCGTTTCGCATAAAAACGGAAGCAATATGAGTATTACACGTAGTGAAATTAAGGAAAATGTGCATATGACTTATAAGGAAGTTACGCTTGATTCCCAATATAATGAAATGGATTCGGCAAGAAACCTGATTCTGGCAAGAGATAAGGTTATGGTTGATTTCAAAAATAATACTAAAATGACTGCAAACTATTTGTATATGGATATGAACAAGGAAGAAGGATATGCCAGAAATAATGTAAAAATTGTAAGTACATTGCCACAATTCAGGGCGATTAACACAAGTGCGGATAAAGCTACAATTTATTTAAAGGATAAAAAAATAAAATTAAATGGAAATGTAGTAACTTATCAAGGGAAGACGCAAATTTCGTCTAAAAGTGCAATTTATGATATGGATAAGAGGATTCTTGAAAATGAAGGAAATATCCAGATGCAATATGAAATCCAGAATAACGAGGAACAGGGAAAATCTGATCCTAAAAATGCCGCAGCAACTCAGGAAGTAGTAGGCAAATTATCAATTCCTGAAGGGGAGGTAAGTACAAGAGGTGGAATTAACCTGCCAAAATCAATGACAGCCTCAAATGGAGTCCCAGTTACAATAAAATGGCGTTCCTCAAACTCAAGCCTGTTTTCAGTATCTGGAAGAATTAACAAACAGTTTTATGGTGGTGGAAGCAGAGGAGTAACATTAACTGCAATTGCAAAAGCTGGAATGGACACAGCTGAAAGAACCTTTAATGTAAGCGTTCCAACAGAATCGGCACACGAAATGCTCGTTAGAGCTGCAAGAAATATTTATGTTCCAGAAGACGGTGGAAATTTACCTTCATCAGTAAGAGTAAATGTAAGCAGGGGAACAATAGATGTACCAATTTCATGGAGCAAAAACGGAGATAGGAATGTGGCAACATTAAGATACGGTGGTGCATCTTACCAGAAACAATTTTAA
- the mutS gene encoding DNA mismatch repair protein MutS — protein MADTPLMRQYKEIKSNFEDSILFFRLGDFYEMFFEDAVKASRELGLTLTSRNKEKNMDVPLAGVPFHSADSYITKLVSKGYKVAICEQTEDPKMAKGIVKREVVKIITPGTVVDVEALDAKSNNYLMSILKIENKLGIAYIDITTGEFKVTEVEKDDDFVKLFNEINKIEPKEVLVTEDFYGEIKEKLDDFLQKNDSVVTFVSKVRDSAKYLMDYFEIVSLESYGIKDKKGIIGAAAMALDYAATMQVEHELTVEKIEFVNISNYAEINAITSRNLELLKNQREKTVYGSLLWVLDECKTSMGTRLLKRFINNPLLNVDKIRKRQEDVQYFIDNILIREDLREKLEDIYDLERLLGKITFGSENGKDLTALKKTIKSAVEIMKILKNTDFFQNIDVNILFECYKIIDDSINEDAPFSVREGGIIKSGYNAELDEIRNIMNSGKDFLLDIEQREREATGIRNMKIKFNKVFGYFIEITKANLDMVPEHYIRKQTLSNSERYITPELKKYEDTIINSKAKIEDLEYHLFKEISGKIKEHRKILSELAERLAYIDVMVSFAVSAIENDYVKPEMNEEYSFEIEGGRHPVVEKLIGRTDYVSNDTVFTEKASFVVLTGPNMSGKSTYMKQIALISIMAQIGSFVPARKASLSIIDKYLTRIGASDDILTGQSTFMVEMSEVSNILNNATEKSLIILDEVGRGTSTTDGVSIATAISMYIHDKIGAKTVFATHYHELTDLENKFAHIVNYRIEVDEKQGKVMFLRNIVKGGADKSYGIEVAKLAGLPKEILIESKKILKRLEQKKELIERTVDVHQLSLFGGNLEFESDLEEFENETANDLENAENNQFYEEKLAQIKEEKENLQEIVNKIENYDINNITPMDAMKFLFELKENMKNGN, from the coding sequence ATGGCAGATACACCGCTTATGAGGCAATATAAGGAGATAAAATCAAATTTTGAGGATTCTATATTGTTTTTTAGATTGGGTGATTTTTATGAAATGTTTTTTGAGGATGCGGTGAAGGCGTCACGGGAACTGGGGCTTACACTTACTTCGAGAAATAAGGAGAAGAATATGGATGTACCGCTTGCGGGGGTTCCGTTTCATTCGGCAGATTCATATATAACAAAACTTGTTTCAAAAGGGTATAAAGTTGCGATTTGTGAACAGACAGAAGATCCGAAGATGGCAAAGGGAATTGTAAAACGAGAAGTTGTGAAGATTATAACGCCTGGAACGGTTGTGGATGTGGAGGCACTTGATGCCAAGAGCAATAATTACTTGATGAGTATTTTGAAAATTGAAAATAAACTTGGAATTGCGTATATTGATATAACTACTGGAGAGTTTAAGGTAACGGAAGTTGAAAAGGATGATGATTTTGTAAAATTATTTAATGAGATTAATAAGATTGAGCCTAAGGAAGTGCTTGTTACAGAGGATTTTTACGGGGAAATAAAGGAAAAGTTAGATGATTTTTTACAAAAGAATGATTCGGTTGTAACTTTTGTGAGTAAAGTTCGGGACAGTGCGAAGTATCTTATGGACTATTTTGAGATTGTATCGCTGGAAAGTTATGGAATTAAGGATAAAAAGGGAATAATTGGGGCTGCTGCGATGGCGCTTGATTATGCAGCTACTATGCAGGTTGAACATGAGCTGACTGTAGAAAAGATTGAGTTTGTGAATATTTCCAATTACGCTGAAATAAATGCGATTACAAGCAGAAATCTGGAACTTTTGAAAAATCAGAGGGAAAAAACTGTTTATGGCTCGCTTCTGTGGGTGTTAGACGAGTGTAAAACTTCGATGGGAACACGGCTTTTAAAAAGATTTATAAATAATCCGCTTTTAAATGTTGATAAAATAAGAAAAAGACAGGAAGATGTACAGTATTTTATTGATAATATCTTAATTCGTGAAGATTTGAGGGAAAAACTTGAGGATATTTACGATTTAGAGCGGCTTTTGGGGAAAATAACCTTTGGGAGTGAAAATGGGAAAGATTTGACGGCATTGAAAAAGACGATAAAATCTGCTGTTGAAATAATGAAAATTTTGAAAAATACGGATTTTTTCCAGAATATTGATGTGAATATTTTGTTTGAATGTTATAAAATAATAGATGACAGTATAAATGAAGATGCACCGTTTTCAGTGCGTGAAGGCGGAATTATAAAATCTGGATACAATGCGGAACTGGATGAAATTAGAAATATTATGAATTCTGGGAAAGACTTTTTGCTGGATATTGAACAGCGGGAAAGGGAAGCAACTGGAATTCGAAATATGAAAATAAAGTTTAACAAGGTTTTTGGTTACTTCATCGAAATTACAAAAGCAAATCTGGATATGGTGCCAGAACATTACATAAGAAAACAGACTCTTTCAAATTCAGAGAGATACATTACGCCTGAGCTGAAAAAATATGAGGACACAATAATAAATTCCAAAGCGAAAATCGAAGATTTGGAGTACCATTTGTTTAAGGAAATTAGCGGGAAAATCAAGGAACATCGGAAAATTTTGTCAGAACTTGCGGAAAGACTGGCATACATTGATGTAATGGTATCTTTTGCTGTAAGTGCCATTGAAAATGATTACGTAAAACCTGAAATGAATGAGGAATATTCCTTTGAAATTGAGGGTGGAAGACATCCAGTTGTGGAAAAACTGATTGGAAGGACGGATTATGTTTCAAATGATACAGTTTTTACTGAAAAGGCAAGCTTTGTTGTGCTGACAGGGCCTAATATGTCGGGAAAATCAACGTATATGAAGCAAATTGCATTAATTTCCATAATGGCTCAGATTGGTTCGTTCGTGCCTGCCAGAAAGGCGAGTTTGTCGATTATAGATAAATATTTGACACGGATTGGGGCTTCTGATGATATTTTGACGGGACAAAGTACGTTTATGGTGGAAATGAGCGAAGTTTCCAACATTCTGAACAATGCAACTGAGAAAAGCTTGATAATACTGGATGAAGTTGGACGTGGAACTTCCACAACCGATGGAGTTTCCATTGCAACTGCTATTTCAATGTATATTCACGATAAAATCGGTGCTAAGACAGTTTTTGCAACACATTATCACGAGCTTACTGATTTGGAAAATAAATTTGCACATATTGTAAATTATCGGATAGAAGTGGATGAAAAGCAGGGAAAAGTGATGTTTTTACGGAATATTGTAAAAGGTGGGGCTGATAAGTCGTATGGGATTGAAGTGGCAAAATTGGCTGGACTTCCAAAGGAAATTTTGATTGAAAGTAAAAAAATATTGAAACGGCTGGAGCAGAAAAAAGAGCTGATTGAGAGAACTGTGGATGTTCACCAGCTTTCACTTTTTGGAGGAAATTTGGAATTTGAGAGTGATTTAGAAGAATTTGAAAATGAAACTGCAAATGATCTTGAAAATGCTGAAAATAATCAATTTTACGAGGAAAAGTTGGCACAAATTAAAGAAGAGAAGGAAAATTTGCAAGAAATTGTAAATAAAATAGAAAATTATGATATAAATAATATTACACCGATGGATGCAATGAAATTTTTGTTTGAACTTAAGGAAAATATGAAAAATGGGAATTAA
- a CDS encoding CDP-glycerol--glycerophosphate glycerophosphotransferase, which yields MDKIKCLINMIIAYLIYPFNKRKFKNRNIWLVGGNAGELFVDNGRAMYEYLRSRQQEEVYWVINRNAKIAKKIPGEKLIKGSVKSYLYFMNAKVALFSHSISADIVPYLFVVPLINKFHKKVFKVFLNHGTVGFKVRQAMNPKTAKVAEALVKSYDLNICDSEFEKKVKTETWWEVPKETAVITGYPRYDKLYNLKIMEKQIFFMPTWRNWLKSENSENSENQKFEGTKYFQNIANLITNKKLNSYLEKNDIKLNIYIHQLMQDYLKNFGNIKLGKNIKILPKEVNITEELQKSKLLITDYSSVAYDFYYLNKPIIFFQFDKCEYEEKVGSYVDLDKDLFGKQAKTVEKCVEEIIEISENNFHYDREMKQKSDKLREKFLKYVDKGNCERVYDEILKRIN from the coding sequence ATGGATAAGATAAAATGCTTGATAAATATGATAATAGCTTATCTCATTTATCCATTTAACAAAAGAAAATTCAAAAATAGAAATATATGGCTTGTGGGTGGAAACGCAGGAGAACTTTTTGTGGATAATGGACGTGCGATGTATGAGTATTTACGGTCAAGACAGCAGGAAGAAGTGTACTGGGTAATAAACAGAAATGCAAAGATTGCAAAAAAAATTCCAGGAGAAAAATTGATAAAAGGAAGTGTAAAAAGCTATCTGTATTTTATGAATGCAAAAGTTGCATTATTTTCCCACTCAATTTCTGCGGACATTGTCCCATACTTGTTTGTAGTGCCATTAATAAATAAATTTCACAAAAAAGTATTCAAAGTATTCCTGAATCATGGAACAGTAGGCTTCAAAGTCCGACAGGCAATGAATCCAAAAACGGCAAAAGTAGCAGAAGCACTTGTAAAATCTTACGATTTAAATATCTGCGACTCAGAATTTGAAAAAAAAGTAAAAACAGAAACTTGGTGGGAAGTTCCAAAGGAAACAGCAGTTATAACAGGTTACCCAAGATACGATAAATTATACAATCTAAAAATTATGGAAAAACAAATATTCTTTATGCCGACATGGAGAAACTGGCTAAAATCAGAAAACTCAGAAAACTCAGAAAACCAGAAATTTGAAGGTACAAAATATTTCCAAAATATCGCAAATTTAATTACAAACAAAAAATTAAATAGTTATTTGGAAAAAAATGATATTAAATTAAATATTTACATTCATCAGTTAATGCAGGATTATCTAAAAAACTTTGGAAATATAAAACTTGGAAAAAATATAAAAATACTCCCAAAAGAAGTAAATATAACCGAAGAACTTCAAAAATCAAAATTATTAATTACAGACTATTCAAGCGTGGCCTACGACTTCTATTATCTAAACAAGCCAATCATCTTCTTTCAGTTTGATAAATGTGAATACGAAGAAAAAGTTGGCTCTTACGTAGACTTAGACAAGGACTTATTTGGAAAACAAGCTAAAACTGTAGAAAAATGCGTTGAAGAAATAATTGAAATTTCCGAAAATAATTTTCATTATGATAGGGAAATGAAGCAAAAGTCTGATAAGTTGAGAGAAAAGTTTTTGAAGTATGTGGATAAGGGGAATTGTGAGAGAGTTTATGATGAAATTTTAAAAAGAATAAACTGA
- a CDS encoding glycosyltransferase family 2 protein yields the protein MKISLIMPTINVTTELDLFLKSLKTQTYKDFELIVVDQNEGNEVFEIVKDYEEEFKIKYVKSDEKGLSLNRNRGLILMKGEIVGFPDDDCEYQPDTLEKVAEFFERKKNYRIYSCRTLERGKDYGTGVMEKKDTEITKDSVDTTVKSITFFVNYGKDDIVLFDENLGVGATFGSGEETDYVLTLLHKGYKGRYFANDIIYHPAKKGNYNDFERAYKYALGFGALVKKEVKGRKNRFYILKYWKRQFRSFVGMLITRNKRYHRVVMKGRKIGYTKYKI from the coding sequence ATGAAAATTTCCCTTATAATGCCAACAATTAATGTTACAACTGAACTTGATTTATTTCTAAAAAGTCTAAAGACACAGACTTATAAGGATTTTGAGCTGATTGTGGTGGATCAGAATGAAGGAAATGAAGTTTTTGAAATTGTGAAAGATTATGAAGAGGAATTTAAGATAAAATATGTGAAAAGTGATGAAAAAGGGCTAAGTTTGAACAGAAACAGAGGACTTATCCTGATGAAAGGCGAAATTGTCGGATTTCCTGATGATGATTGTGAATATCAGCCTGATACGCTTGAAAAAGTTGCGGAATTTTTTGAAAGAAAGAAAAATTATCGGATTTATTCGTGTCGTACACTTGAACGTGGGAAAGATTATGGAACAGGCGTTATGGAGAAAAAGGACACGGAAATAACGAAAGATAGTGTGGATACGACTGTAAAATCCATAACTTTTTTTGTGAATTATGGTAAAGATGACATTGTTTTATTTGATGAAAATCTAGGTGTTGGTGCAACTTTTGGAAGTGGAGAAGAAACCGACTATGTGCTGACATTGCTTCACAAAGGCTACAAGGGAAGATATTTTGCAAACGACATAATTTACCATCCAGCCAAGAAGGGAAACTATAACGATTTTGAACGTGCCTATAAATATGCTCTAGGATTTGGAGCATTGGTAAAAAAGGAAGTAAAAGGCAGAAAAAACAGATTTTATATTCTGAAATACTGGAAACGGCAATTTAGAAGTTTTGTCGGAATGCTTATTACTAGAAATAAAAGATATCATAGGGTTGTGATGAAGGGCAGAAAAATTGGATATACAAAATATAAAATTTAA
- a CDS encoding endonuclease/exonuclease/phosphatase family protein codes for MSNLKKILLSLMICGATVSWAKEFKIMTYNIYGGRLTNGQKLGESIKTYEPDFVSLQEVDKFTKRSNFRDITSDIAKVLGYDYYFFKKSRDYDGGEYGISFISKYPLEKIYTYELPSEGVEKRQLVVAELAKKTFGKKVLVMNTHLDFKQQIKPEEMESLDLLTKFFDKDDIKFLSGDFNFLPTTKYYGEITKDWRDTYMESNVGGVRTLSDPRIDYIFGSQSKKWKVKASYFINDATQDWTKLSDHLPYMTILDIK; via the coding sequence ATGAGTAATTTAAAAAAAATATTGTTGTCACTTATGATTTGTGGGGCAACTGTTAGCTGGGCTAAGGAATTTAAGATAATGACGTATAATATTTATGGGGGAAGGCTTACGAATGGACAGAAGCTAGGGGAAAGTATTAAGACGTATGAGCCTGATTTTGTGTCGCTTCAGGAGGTGGACAAGTTTACGAAAAGAAGTAACTTTCGGGATATAACTTCTGATATTGCGAAAGTTCTGGGGTATGACTATTATTTCTTTAAGAAATCAAGAGATTATGATGGTGGAGAATATGGAATTTCATTTATTTCAAAATATCCACTTGAGAAGATATACACATATGAATTGCCATCGGAAGGAGTGGAAAAAAGACAGCTTGTGGTTGCAGAACTGGCGAAAAAAACTTTTGGGAAAAAAGTGCTGGTTATGAATACGCATTTGGACTTTAAACAACAAATAAAGCCTGAAGAGATGGAGTCGCTGGATTTACTTACGAAATTTTTTGATAAGGATGATATAAAATTTTTGAGTGGAGATTTTAATTTTTTGCCAACGACGAAATATTATGGAGAAATTACGAAAGACTGGAGAGATACTTATATGGAATCCAATGTTGGTGGTGTAAGAACACTTTCGGATCCACGTATTGACTATATTTTTGGAAGCCAGTCGAAAAAATGGAAGGTAAAGGCAAGTTACTTTATTAATGATGCAACACAGGACTGGACAAAGCTGTCGGATCATCTTCCATATATGACAATTTTAGATATAAAATAA
- a CDS encoding glycosyltransferase family 32 protein, which yields MIEKKIYYVWIGNAKKPDIFYKCLESWKKNLPDFEIIEINEKNFDMEKHLAKNRFFRECYERRLWAYVSDYMRVHFMYENSGIYVDTDMEIIKDLTPILEREDEFSKNGKMNFFIGYEDEKHISVGIFGTTKHNEVLKDIKDFYENDIWKKPIWTIPKIFTYTFEKKYNLGEKRENVLKDGEIVIFPKEYFYPYGFKEVYSDDCIKPETYGIHWWNDSWSSLKARLFLETKHLIGIKKLVKKARIIARFYLKEKR from the coding sequence ATGATAGAAAAAAAAATATATTATGTCTGGATTGGAAATGCTAAAAAGCCAGATATTTTTTATAAATGTCTGGAATCGTGGAAGAAAAATCTGCCTGATTTTGAAATTATAGAGATAAATGAGAAAAATTTTGATATGGAAAAACACCTTGCGAAAAATAGATTTTTTCGTGAATGTTACGAAAGAAGGCTTTGGGCGTATGTTTCAGATTATATGAGAGTGCATTTTATGTATGAAAATTCTGGAATTTATGTGGATACAGATATGGAAATAATTAAAGATTTGACACCGATTTTGGAACGAGAAGATGAATTTTCTAAAAATGGGAAGATGAATTTTTTTATTGGGTATGAAGATGAAAAACACATAAGTGTTGGGATTTTTGGGACAACGAAGCATAATGAAGTGTTAAAGGACATTAAAGATTTTTACGAAAATGACATTTGGAAAAAGCCGATTTGGACGATTCCTAAGATTTTTACGTATACTTTTGAGAAAAAATATAATTTGGGTGAGAAAAGGGAAAATGTTTTGAAAGATGGGGAGATAGTTATTTTTCCGAAAGAATATTTTTATCCCTATGGATTTAAGGAAGTTTATTCTGATGATTGTATAAAACCTGAAACATACGGAATTCATTGGTGGAATGATAGCTGGAGCAGTTTGAAGGCTAGATTATTTTTGGAAACGAAGCATTTAATCGGAATAAAAAAACTGGTTAAAAAGGCGAGAATAATTGCGAGGTTTTATTTGAAGGAAAAGAGATAA
- a CDS encoding GNAT family N-acetyltransferase produces MEVENIEIIDGINDNNKNDIVKWTNEKGRNFLEQWAGKSLDFPLTESQIDDLKDIYSIFCENEFVGIIQKIRKEIDNIHIGRFLINPELTGRGLGKRALIEFINLIFQDEDVNSITLNVFDYNVGAKKLYEKVGFEVVNVTENPMKKYMMIMKKGEK; encoded by the coding sequence ATGGAAGTAGAAAATATAGAAATAATAGACGGAATAAATGACAATAATAAAAACGATATAGTCAAATGGACTAATGAAAAGGGAAGGAACTTTCTTGAGCAATGGGCTGGAAAAAGTCTTGATTTTCCACTTACAGAAAGTCAAATTGATGATTTGAAGGATATTTATTCGATTTTTTGTGAGAATGAGTTTGTGGGGATTATTCAGAAAATACGAAAAGAAATAGATAATATCCATATTGGAAGATTTCTGATTAATCCTGAGCTTACTGGAAGAGGGCTTGGAAAAAGGGCTTTGATAGAGTTTATAAATTTAATTTTTCAAGATGAAGACGTCAATTCGATTACGTTAAATGTGTTTGATTATAATGTGGGGGCAAAGAAATTGTATGAGAAAGTTGGATTTGAAGTTGTGAATGTTACTGAAAATCCGATGAAAAAGTATATGATGATTATGAAAAAAGGTGAAAAATAG
- the wzy gene encoding O-antigen polysaccharide polymerase Wzy codes for MKRDKIGFLIFHIFFIAFVLFLKNVATFQNEALEMKFLECLLMGVYIYTFFTAKIYLEWLNSYMIFLYTLFLFNFTRIFLDIVNYREFGWATKFANFYFFYDVRNEIINVFLLVLLFTHLGFFIAISNEKISEIRSSVTLESRRLFTNVGMALFIISLPALAYKMFIQLRVILRAGYEAYYTGILKGVDYPAFTKGSGTVMTIGFLIFLISIPSKRKFLTISSLYLMVKLLDSFKGARAIFLTQLLFIMWYYAKVYGIRIKAKTMVKLVGFTVIFSQILVSVRSKKIFSLDLVNTIFNFLFSQGVSYLVLGYTINFKHSIVGNGSYPYILQGIFGFKPQSLETLATTNSIADKLTYYLNSGAYLKGEGIGSNYIAEMYDLGYFWLIVISILLGIFIIKYEKYVVKNRFLLLTSYYFIPNLFYIPRGSFFGEGLIKNMAMLIAVYVIIFSFDYMYRKIVEKKELI; via the coding sequence ATGAAAAGAGATAAAATTGGGTTTTTGATATTTCATATATTTTTTATTGCATTTGTGCTGTTTTTGAAAAATGTAGCTACTTTTCAGAATGAGGCGCTGGAGATGAAATTTTTGGAATGTCTGCTTATGGGTGTTTATATTTATACGTTTTTTACGGCGAAAATTTATTTGGAGTGGCTAAATTCGTATATGATTTTTTTGTATACGCTGTTTTTGTTTAATTTTACAAGGATATTTCTGGATATTGTGAATTATAGGGAGTTTGGATGGGCTACGAAGTTTGCTAATTTTTATTTTTTTTATGATGTGAGAAATGAGATAATAAATGTTTTTCTGCTAGTATTACTGTTTACACATCTAGGATTTTTTATTGCGATTTCAAATGAAAAGATTAGTGAGATTAGAAGCAGCGTTACGCTTGAAAGCAGAAGGCTGTTTACGAATGTCGGAATGGCTCTGTTTATAATTTCATTGCCTGCTTTAGCCTACAAGATGTTTATTCAGCTGAGGGTTATTTTGCGGGCTGGATACGAGGCTTATTATACTGGAATTTTAAAGGGAGTTGATTATCCTGCATTTACAAAAGGCTCTGGTACAGTAATGACAATTGGATTTTTGATATTTTTAATTTCAATTCCATCCAAAAGAAAATTTTTGACAATTTCTTCACTTTATCTCATGGTAAAACTGCTGGATTCGTTTAAGGGGGCAAGAGCAATATTTTTGACACAGCTGCTTTTTATAATGTGGTATTACGCAAAAGTCTATGGAATCAGGATAAAAGCCAAGACAATGGTAAAGTTAGTAGGATTTACCGTGATTTTTTCACAAATTCTAGTGTCTGTGCGAAGTAAAAAAATATTCAGTCTGGATTTAGTAAACACAATTTTTAATTTTCTATTTTCTCAAGGAGTAAGTTATCTCGTACTTGGCTACACAATCAATTTTAAGCACAGCATTGTAGGAAACGGAAGCTATCCCTACATCTTGCAGGGGATATTTGGCTTTAAGCCACAGTCGCTGGAAACGCTTGCCACAACTAACTCCATTGCGGATAAATTAACATATTACCTAAATTCAGGTGCTTATTTAAAAGGAGAAGGAATCGGCTCAAACTATATTGCAGAAATGTACGATTTAGGCTACTTCTGGTTAATTGTAATTTCAATTCTGCTTGGAATTTTTATTATAAAATACGAAAAATATGTTGTGAAAAATAGATTTTTATTATTAACAAGCTATTACTTCATACCAAATTTATTTTATATCCCAAGAGGCTCATTCTTTGGGGAAGGGCTAATAAAAAATATGGCAATGCTAATAGCAGTTTATGTGATAATTTTCAGTTTTGACTACATGTATAGGAAAATTGTGGAAAAGAAGGAACTGATTTGA